The following coding sequences are from one Lolium rigidum isolate FL_2022 chromosome 6, APGP_CSIRO_Lrig_0.1, whole genome shotgun sequence window:
- the LOC124664273 gene encoding fasciclin-like arabinogalactan protein 10 yields the protein MALRIILPLLLLAAATPASLAAIDVVQMLAGKPQYSTFLRLLRETKVAEDVSRMKTASVLVVPERAVKPLLSIPADKLRTVLLHHVLTKYFDPIQLAEMKTNVAKLQSLLSVTDKNLGTINYSMEKDGQMYLRSPGADSEAKLIKVVAARPFSISIMEISAPLVCKEILAQGRPKAKGRGGVKMMSADTEAAAGSSVQASAPAATAP from the coding sequence ATGGCTTTAAGGATCATTCTCCCGCTCCTCCTTCTCGCCGCCGCCACTCCGGCGTCTCTAGCGGCCATCGACGTTGTGCAAATGCTCGCCGGGAAGCCGCAGTACTCGACCTTCCTGAGGCTCCTGAGGGAAACAAAGGTCGCTGAGGACGTGAGCCGGATGAAGACGGCGTCGGTGCTGGTGGTGCCAGAGAGGGCTGTGAAGCCACTCCTCTCCATCCCGGCCGACAAGCTGCGGACGGTCCTCCTCCACCacgtgctcaccaagtacttcgaCCCCATCCAGCTCGCCGAGATGAAGACCAACGTCGCCAAGCTCCAGTCGCTGCTCTCCGTCACCGACAAGAACCTTGGCACCATCAACTACTCCATGGAGAAGGACGGCCAGATGTACCTCCGCTCCCCCGGCGCCGACTCCGAGGCCAAGCTCATCAAGGTCGTCGCCGCGCGACCATTCTCCATCTCCATCATGGAGATCAGCGCGCCGCTCGTCTGCAAGGAGATCCTCGCCCAGGGCCGTCCCAAGGCCAAGGGCAGGGGCGGGGTCAAAATGATGTCCGCCGACACCGAGGCGGCCGCCGGTTCCTCCGTTCAGGCATCCGCTCCGGCTGCCACCGCGCCCTAA